DNA from Evansella sp. LMS18:
TATGGTTGAAGAACTTCTCAATACCTTTTCGGAGGAAGAAGAACAGAGTCATTAAGGAATAAATAATGAGAAAGGCTGCAGAGCCATATCTGCAGTCTTTTTTTCTGGAATATATTCAACAATCTGTCGAGGATATCTTCCCCTGTCTAAACGTATACTGAGGAGCAGAGAGGGAAAAAGCTCGCTTACAGAATATCAGTTGACTTTAAGAAAGCACTTGTTTAAAGTAGGAAATTCAGCGAATAAAGAGAATAATGTAGTTTGTTTCATATATGAATGAATTTTATATATAAGCTCTGAATTAAAAAGAAAACATTACTTTTCGATTGCAGCGTAAGGCGGCGACTCTGGCGGGAACAGCACGAGCTGAAAATCCATTTTTGACGGCGTTCGGCCGGCAAAAATTAGTTGAAGCCGTGCCCGCAGAACGCGTCCGTCTGAAGCGTAAATCGAACAATAAAATAACATTTTAAGATAGTGTTCGTATTAAATATGAAAATCTTGAATTTTGAAATTCATATACATAAAAGAAAGCAACAGGCTTCATTCGACAGAAAACATCGAAAAATTTTTAACATCATAGTATAATGGATTAGTGCGAAAGGGGGATAATAAGTGTCAGATAAAAAGGACCCAAAAGATATACATGTTTCAAAACTGGTCGAGAGACAGAAAGAAGCCAGCATCGTAAGAAAAATCGTTTTAGTCTGTTTTATCGTTCTAATTCTCGTAATAGGCGGGGCAGCTTTCGGAGCTTATCAGTATGTGATGGGTGCTCTTGAACCAGTGGATGAAACTGATGACGAAATGATCGAAGTGAATATCCCGATAGGATCCTCGACAACAGGGATAGGCGAGATACTTGCAGACCATGATCTTATAAACAGTTCTACTTTATTTCGTGTGTATGTCCAGTACAGAAATGAGGAAGGGTTCCAGGCCGGAGATTATGAGCTGAGCCGTTCCATGGATATGGATGAAATTATTGCGGAACTAAAAGAGGGAACCGTTTACCAGGATTATGAGCTGACATTTACCATTCCGGAAGGCAGATGGCTCGAACAAATTGTCGATATTGTTTCAGATGAAACGAATATTGAAGCGGAAGAACTGGCGGAGCTGCTCCAGGATGATGAATATATTGAGGATTTAATCGAACGTTATGCAATGCTTGAGGAAGATATACTTGATGAGGATATAAGATATCCGCTGGAAGGTTATCTGTTCCCGGCAAGATATGACTTTGTTGAAGAAGAAATTACACCTGAACAATTGGTAGAGACTATGCTTGACCGTACGGCGGCAGTTTTGGACCATTACGAGGTAGGCTCTCAGGAACTATCTTATCACGAGGTACTGACGATTGCTTCCATAATTGAGGGAGAAGCCAGGAACGATGAAGAACGTGAAAGAGTTTCCGGGGTAATCAGTAACAGAATAATTGCGAATATGCCTCTGCAGATGGACCCGACGATCGCCTATGCGCATGGAGAGCATTTTTCAAGAACACTCAATGAACATCTGGAGATTGACTCACCATATAACACATACAGAAATACTGGCTTACCGCCTGGGCCAATAAATAATCCAGGGGAACAGTCTATCAGAGCAGCACTCATGCCGGAGAACCATGGTTATTTATACTTCTATCATTCTCCAGAAGGGGAAGTGTTCTTTACAGAAACCTACGAAGAACACCAGGAAGTATTACGGGAGCATCGCCCTGACTAAAAGCTGGTTAAAATGATAATAAAGAAAGAGGATGTGAAAATTCGCATTCTCTTTCTCTTTGTGATAAAATATATCGGTCAAAACTACAATCAAATTTTAGCAGGTTTTGGGTACTGTTAGTGATACTTGAAAACAGGAACAAGCCTGAAAAAGAGCAGCCAGGGAGGCGCTTTTTTTATGAAAATACAAAACATAACAGAAGAATATATTAATGGACTCCTTCCCCGAAGAACACCACTCCTGGAGGAAATGGAACATTATGCAGAGGAACATGGGGTTCCTATTATGGAACAAACCGGAATAAAACTGCTCCTTCAAATTCTTGAAATCCACCAGCCGGCCAGGATTCTGGAGGTAGGTGCGGCGATAGGGTACTCTGCTATCCGTATGGCTGAAGCTGTTCCGGACGCTGAGATATACACGATGGAACGGGATGAAGAAAGGGCAGAGGCAGCCAGGGGCAATATAAACAAAGCTGGTCTTACTCAAAGAATCTTCCTTCTTGAAGGGGATGCACTTGACCTCCAAAAGGAAGCAGCAGAAAATGCTCCGTTCGACGTTTTATTTATTGATGCAGCTAAAGGCCAGTACGAGAGGTTCTTTGAACTCTATGCTCCCCTCGTATCACCTGGGGGGCTTGTTATATCAGATAATGTTCTGTTTAAAGGGATGGTTTCAGGTGAAACCGAATCAACCTCTAAACGAGTGGAAAGTATGGTAAACAAACTGAGGAAGTTTAATGAAAGACTTATGAAAGATTCCTCTTTTTCTTCCATGATTTACCCTGTCGGTGACGGGGTAATGGTCAGCAGAAAAAAGGTGGCAAATGGCGGTGAACAAAAATGAAAAAACCTGAATTATTAGTTACTCCTGTTTCTCCAGTTAATGGGGAAGAGTTAATAAAAGCCGGTGCGACGGCACTGCTTATAGGTGAAGAAGCATATGGGCTGAGACTTGCAGGAGAGTTCAATCGGGAGGATGTTAAGGAAACTGTCCGAATCGCCCATGAGCAAGGTGTAAAGGTTTATGTGCCGGTCAACGCGCTGTTCCATAACGATATGCTTGATGGACTTCCTGATTATATAAAGTTCCTCAGCGAAGCAAACGTTGATGCAGTTGTTTTTGGCGACCCTGGTGTGTTAATGACAGTAAGGGAAACAGCCCCGGAGATGAAACTGCACTGGAACACAGAAACCACGGCTACAAACTGGTATACGGCAAACTATTGGGGCAGGAAAGGTGCAAAACGTGCTGTACTTGCCAGGGAACTGAATATGGACGCTATTCTCGAGATTAAAGAGAATGCGGAAGTTGAAATAGAAGTTCAGGTCCAGGGAATGACTTGCATGTTCCAGTCCAGGCGGACCTTGCTGGGGAATTATATGGAATTCCAGGGGAAGGATCTTAAAGTGGAAGGTCGCAGTAAGGACAGAAGTCTGTACTTGCACGATCCTGAACGTGAGGCAAAGTACCCTGTCTGGGAAGATAAAAACGGAACACACATAATGAGTCCAAAAGATATTTGTATTATTGATGAACTGGAAGAACTCCTGGAAGGGAATATCGATGCACTGAAAATTGACGGAATCTTAAAAGACGGGGACTATATCGTTAAAGCCACTCAGCTTTATCGCCAGGCTATTGACTTATTTTTTGAAGACCCTGAGCAGTATGATGAGAAACGGGAATATTTCCTTGAAGAAATCAAAAAAATCCAGCCTCCTAACAGGGACACAGATACAGGATTCTTCTTTAAAGAAACCGTTTATTAGAAAGGAGCGGCCGCGATGGAGAAAACAGCAGTTAAATCAGCTGAAGGGAAACGTGTAATAACAAAAAAACCAGAACTTCTGGCTCCCGCAGGAAACCTTGAAAAGTTAAAAATTGCCGTTCATTATGGCGCTAATGCGGTCTTTATAGGAGGGCGGGAATTTGGCCTGCGCTCCAATGCAGGGAATTTCTCAATGGAAGAAATGGCCGAAGGTGTACAGTTCGCGAAAAAATATGGAGCAAGAATATATGTAACTACAAATATTTTTGCCCATAACGAAAATATGGACGGCCTGGAAGAGTATTTGAAAGGGATTGAGGAAGCAGGTGTGGCAGGAATAATTGTCGCTGATCCTCTTATAATTGAAGCTTGTAAACGGGCGGCGCCAAAACTGGAAATTCATCTGTCCACCCAGCAGTCCCTGACTAACTGGCAGGCTGTTAAGTTCTGGAAAGAAGAAGGACTGGAAAGAGTAGTGCTTGCACGGGAAGTTGGTCTCCAGGAAATGCTTGAAATGAAAAAGAATGTGGATATTGAAATTGAGACTTTCATCCATGGGGCAATGTGTATTGCTTATTCAGGCCGTTGTGTGCTTAGTAATCATATGACTGCCAGAGACTCAAACAGAGGCGGATGCTGCCAGTCGTGCCGCTGGGATTATTTCCTTTATGAAGACGGAGAGGACATGGTCAGCAGCGAGGCATTATTTGCTGAATCCGACTCCCCGTTCGCAATGTCTCCAAAGGATCTTAATTTGATTGAGTCGATTCCTAAACTGGTGGATGCGGGAATAGACAGCCTGAAAATCGAAGGCAGAATGAAATCTATCCACTATGTAGCCACAGTAGTCAGCGTGTACCGGAAAGTCATCGATGCCTACTGTGCCGACCCTGATAACTTTAAAATTAAACGGGAGTGGCTGGAAGAACTTGCGAAATGCGCAAACCGTCCTGCAGCCCCTGCTTTTTTTGAAAATACACCGGGGTATAAAGAGCAGATGTTCGGCAATCATGGTGAGAAACCATCCTATGATTTCGCTGGCCTCGTACTTGATTACGACCCGGAAACTGGAATAGTAACTCTTCAGCAGCGTAACTTCTTCCGCCCGGGAGATGAAGTGGAGTTTTTCGGTCCGGAAATAGAGAACTTTACACAGAAGGTAGACAAGCTATGGGATGAAAAAGGCAGGGAGCTGGATGCGGCCCGTCATCCGCTTCAGATTGTGAAATTTAAGGCAGAAAAGCCTGTGTACCGTAATAACATGATGAGAAAGGGAGCATTTTAATGGAGAAAAAGCCTGTTATAATCGGTGTTGCAGGTGGTTCAGGCTCTGGCAAGACAACTGTAGCAAGAGAGATATACAATAAATTCGAACAACAGCAAATATTAATGATCGCCCAGGATGCCTACTATAAGGATCAGACTCATCTGCCTATGGAAGAGCGCCTGAAAACGAATTACGACCATCCTCTGGCTTTTGATAATGATTTGCTGCTCGATCAGCTAAAGAAACTTATTAACCGTGAAACTATAGAACAGCCGGTATATGATTATGCAAAGCATACAAGGTCGGATGATGTTACTATTATTGAACCGAGAGATGTTATCATACTTGAAGGGATATTAATCCTTGAAGATGAACGGCTCAGAGATATGATGGATATTAAGTTATTTGTCGATACAGATTCTGATGTGCGTATTATTCGCAGGCTTATGCGTGATATTAAGGAGCGGGGGCGGACGATCGATTCTGTTATTGACCAGTACACTTCCGTCGTGCGTCCAATGCATCTTCAATTCATCGAACCTACGAAGCGATATGCCGATATTATCGTTCCTGAGGGAGGACATAACCAAGTTGCGATAGATTTAATGGTTACAAAAATAAAAACCATTCTTGAAGAAAAATCAATTTTGTAATAGCATTAGATAAACAAGGAAAAAGTTGTTAGAAACGGTAAAGAATACTTTATGTATGCTTGTAAAACAGCGCTCCAGTGGACTGCCTCCAAATGGATGGCAGAATAACTGGGCGCTTCCCATTTATTTAAGAGAGACCGGGGGCTCATGAGTATTAATTCCTATACTGGAAATACTACTCAAAATTTATAATGTAAAGGGCCTTTATAAATAAAATTATCAATCAATTTTTTGTTCAGGCTTCATATGGTTAAACATAGCCGTTTCTTTATAGCTTTAATTTCAGGACGAATGCTTGTAAATAGACTAATGTAAGCGTTCGCTAAGAGGAACCTTGATTTAGTTTGGAGGAGTGAAAGAGATGACAGAAGAAAAGCACTATATGACCACAGAAGGTAAGGAAAAGCTGGAGAAAGAACTGGAGTATTTAAAAACGGAGCGCCGTAAGGAAGTTGTTGAGCGTATAAAAGTGGCCCGCAGTTTCGGCGACCTCTCAGAGAACTCAGAGTATGATTCAGCGAAAGAAGAACAGGCTTTTGTAGAAGGACGAATTAACCAGCTGGAAAAAATGATCCGCAATGCCCATATTATTGAAGAAGATGGAGATAACTCTTCCATCGTCTCTCTTGGCAAAACGGTTACCTTTAAGGAACTGCCAGATGGAGAAGAGGAAGAATATACAATTGTCGGACGTGCAGAAGCCGATCCTATCGAGGGGAAAATCTCCAATGATTCGCCAATGGCGCAAAGCCTAATGGGCAAAACAATTGGCGACCAGGTATCTGTAAGCACACCTGGCGGAGATATCAGAGTAGAAATCACGAAAGTA
Protein-coding regions in this window:
- a CDS encoding peptidase U32 family protein, with the translated sequence MKKPELLVTPVSPVNGEELIKAGATALLIGEEAYGLRLAGEFNREDVKETVRIAHEQGVKVYVPVNALFHNDMLDGLPDYIKFLSEANVDAVVFGDPGVLMTVRETAPEMKLHWNTETTATNWYTANYWGRKGAKRAVLARELNMDAILEIKENAEVEIEVQVQGMTCMFQSRRTLLGNYMEFQGKDLKVEGRSKDRSLYLHDPEREAKYPVWEDKNGTHIMSPKDICIIDELEELLEGNIDALKIDGILKDGDYIVKATQLYRQAIDLFFEDPEQYDEKREYFLEEIKKIQPPNRDTDTGFFFKETVY
- a CDS encoding O-methyltransferase encodes the protein MKIQNITEEYINGLLPRRTPLLEEMEHYAEEHGVPIMEQTGIKLLLQILEIHQPARILEVGAAIGYSAIRMAEAVPDAEIYTMERDEERAEAARGNINKAGLTQRIFLLEGDALDLQKEAAENAPFDVLFIDAAKGQYERFFELYAPLVSPGGLVISDNVLFKGMVSGETESTSKRVESMVNKLRKFNERLMKDSSFSSMIYPVGDGVMVSRKKVANGGEQK
- the greA gene encoding transcription elongation factor GreA, which encodes MTEEKHYMTTEGKEKLEKELEYLKTERRKEVVERIKVARSFGDLSENSEYDSAKEEQAFVEGRINQLEKMIRNAHIIEEDGDNSSIVSLGKTVTFKELPDGEEEEYTIVGRAEADPIEGKISNDSPMAQSLMGKTIGDQVSVSTPGGDIRVEITKVS
- the udk gene encoding uridine kinase, with the protein product MEKKPVIIGVAGGSGSGKTTVAREIYNKFEQQQILMIAQDAYYKDQTHLPMEERLKTNYDHPLAFDNDLLLDQLKKLINRETIEQPVYDYAKHTRSDDVTIIEPRDVIILEGILILEDERLRDMMDIKLFVDTDSDVRIIRRLMRDIKERGRTIDSVIDQYTSVVRPMHLQFIEPTKRYADIIVPEGGHNQVAIDLMVTKIKTILEEKSIL
- the mltG gene encoding endolytic transglycosylase MltG, which gives rise to MSDKKDPKDIHVSKLVERQKEASIVRKIVLVCFIVLILVIGGAAFGAYQYVMGALEPVDETDDEMIEVNIPIGSSTTGIGEILADHDLINSSTLFRVYVQYRNEEGFQAGDYELSRSMDMDEIIAELKEGTVYQDYELTFTIPEGRWLEQIVDIVSDETNIEAEELAELLQDDEYIEDLIERYAMLEEDILDEDIRYPLEGYLFPARYDFVEEEITPEQLVETMLDRTAAVLDHYEVGSQELSYHEVLTIASIIEGEARNDEERERVSGVISNRIIANMPLQMDPTIAYAHGEHFSRTLNEHLEIDSPYNTYRNTGLPPGPINNPGEQSIRAALMPENHGYLYFYHSPEGEVFFTETYEEHQEVLREHRPD
- a CDS encoding U32 family peptidase gives rise to the protein MEKTAVKSAEGKRVITKKPELLAPAGNLEKLKIAVHYGANAVFIGGREFGLRSNAGNFSMEEMAEGVQFAKKYGARIYVTTNIFAHNENMDGLEEYLKGIEEAGVAGIIVADPLIIEACKRAAPKLEIHLSTQQSLTNWQAVKFWKEEGLERVVLAREVGLQEMLEMKKNVDIEIETFIHGAMCIAYSGRCVLSNHMTARDSNRGGCCQSCRWDYFLYEDGEDMVSSEALFAESDSPFAMSPKDLNLIESIPKLVDAGIDSLKIEGRMKSIHYVATVVSVYRKVIDAYCADPDNFKIKREWLEELAKCANRPAAPAFFENTPGYKEQMFGNHGEKPSYDFAGLVLDYDPETGIVTLQQRNFFRPGDEVEFFGPEIENFTQKVDKLWDEKGRELDAARHPLQIVKFKAEKPVYRNNMMRKGAF